TGCGGGTCGGTGGGGTAGTGGCGCCAGTCCACCCGTTGGGCGCCGAGCGCGAGCAACCTGTCGAGTTCCTCGTCGAGGCTGCGCTCGCCGGCGTCCAGGTCCAGGTGGAGGCGGGGAAAATCCTGCACCGGGCTTTCGCTCAGGTCCATCGCGATCGCCATGCCCGGCGCGCCTGGCTGGGGCTCCAGCACGATCCACTCGTCGCCGTCGA
This portion of the Micromonospora zamorensis genome encodes:
- a CDS encoding VOC family protein — encoded protein: MATIEQLSLGVSDAERAARFWAAALDYRRRAPRFDGDEWIVLEPQPGAPGMAIAMDLSESPVQDFPRLHLDLDAGERSLDEELDRLLALGAQRVDWRHYPTDPHPTEPPYVVLADPEGNRFCVSGRRERPAR